In Daphnia magna isolate NIES linkage group LG5, ASM2063170v1.1, whole genome shotgun sequence, a single genomic region encodes these proteins:
- the LOC123472307 gene encoding uncharacterized protein LOC123472307, with protein MVAPEGLFKRNCQVTLTRYEDMSNDSGINIDTFEEPSHIEDFESSYQETTQASRATNASKVRDINFISQKRRSKIQKNTSELEMVLTPAQMSRLLIKMDQRSKRTEKMVIEIKNNRTAGVFSPSGLQLLKDKLPTMPFDDWSELVKFEDSIASDDGASIKNDLLAFLQMVPGTSVYQTAKNMMATLISIPLSQLCTFKGTSVIRDKGIQKNKFSQSCPTILACISAACLSRHHDKYDPNQFKTSLQKFFIESGDKNGGTEKRKRKINEKN; from the exons ATGGTTGCGCCCGAAG gATTATTTAAGCGCAATTGTCAGGTCACGTTGACGCGATATGAAGATATGAGCAACGACTCTGGTATCAATATTGACACTTTTGAAGAACCATCACATATAGAAGATTTTGAAAGTTCATACCAGGAGACAACGCAGGCATCTAGAGCGACCAATGCAAGCAAAGTCCGCGATATCAACTTCATCAGTCAAAAGAGACGAAGTAAAATCCAGAAAAATACTTCAGAATTAGAAATGGTGTT GACTCCTGCTCAAATGAGTCGTCTACTGATCAAAATGGATCAGCGAAGTAAGCGAACAGAAAAAATGGTGATAGAGATTAAAAATAATCGTACTGCTGGAGTCTTTTCTCCTTCTGGACTTCAATTATTGAAGGACAAGCTTCCCACAATGCCTTTCGACGATTGGAGTGAACTTGTGAAATTTGAGGATAGCATAGCTAGCGATGATGGGGCTTCTATAAAGAACGATTTG TTGGCATTCCTACAAATGGTACCTGGTACTTCAGTATATCAAACTGCCAAAAACATGATGGCTACTCTGATATCCATACCGCTATCCCAGCTATGTACTTTTAAAGGAACATCTGTTATTCGTGACAAAGGAatacagaaaaacaaattttctcaATCTTGCCCAACTATCTTGGCTTGCATTAGTG cTGCCTGTTTATCCCGACATCACGATAAATACGACCCCAATCAATTCAAAACGTCTTTACAAAAGTTTTTTATTGAATCTGGAGATAAAAATGGGGgcacagagaaaagaaagagaaaaatcaacgaaaaaaattag